In Ictalurus punctatus breed USDA103 chromosome 18, Coco_2.0, whole genome shotgun sequence, the genomic stretch AGGTTCTACCCATTGCAACTGAAGCATTGGAGCATGAAGCAACAGACCAATGGCTATTAATTATACTACCCACAGAATAATGTTAACAGTTTCATCATCAGCCACTGCCAAACACGCGAGTCCACTGCACAGGAAGTGAAGAACCTACTACAAAACCAGGCCATAAAAATACTACAAAGACCAAAGAGCCTGACTATTTTTTCCAAGGACTATGAGTGTGCACCACTTTTACATTAACCAACAGGGAAGCACAAAACACAAAGAACTTCCGAGGTAGGCAAACAAGGTTTGGAAGTGAGCAGATGTACACCTCCTGTCATTGAGAGCTGCATACCTACAATCAGACATTATCAGGATGCACTGTCTCACAGTAAGCCTATACCCATGGATTGGCCAAATCCACAAGAAGGTGATTCAGTTCATTTGGAGCACCTACAGCAACGTGGAAGTCAATCTGTTTGCAATCAGACAGACAACTCACTTTCCGATGTGGTTCACAGAAAGCAACTTTGAACCCAGGATGCCAGGATCCTGTCTGTTTTTGAGGTTACTACCCACCAGACCTGACCTACTGTTCCAGAACAGTTCATACCTTGCAATTATGCCTATGGCCCCTGGGAGCAACCCCAGAATACAAACATGTTCATTTAAACTCTTGTAAGTGTGCATGCTCTGGTTGTATGGAAGCAAGTGGACACTGTTTCACTATGGTGTGAAATGCTAGGCATAAACCCCTTATCTTGTACTCTAAATAATGCTTTGAAGAGTCTTTTCTGGGCCTCTCCTAAAAGTCTGCATTGCATTATTGTGATCACACCAGGAGAGTTTGCTGACAGGAGAGCATAAACTAGTCGAAAGGACCAGGAACCTACACGTAAAACAGTTGATTCTATAGTGGGATCTATATTTGGCGCTACTGAGTTTGGATGATGCGGTATACAGGATAATACGGGACAACTACAGCCAGGTGAGTAGGCGGACGGCATGCCTTGATGACCATAGATACAGATGCCATGAAGACGTGTTATgcgaagtggtagctcagttgcactactgatcggaaggttgtgagttcacaTCCCaccactgccactgttggaaccttgagcaaggcccttatccATCAACTACTCAGTTATAGAAATGACATAAATGTAAGTcattctggataagggtgtcattccaaatgccataaatataatataatattatgacGATTTCTCACAACTCCACTAATTCCAAAATAAACTGCTCTGGCAGTCCGGAATGAAAGAAAGTAGAATGGAAGTTTAGATATGTACCTGTGGTTCTGCAACTGAGTGGAGGACCACCAGCCCATCTTTTATAGGTCACCGTTATAGAACTACAGGTACATGTGTAACCTTCCAACTTTCTATCCAGGAAAAGCAATTTACCTGGAAGTCAGTGGGTTCAGTACCAGGGACCTGGATCCTGATTGTCAACCCGATGTCCTCAGAGGGGTCTGCATCTACAGAATCAGGATCTGCTTGGAGTTCTTTGTCACTATACCTGTTTAGCTCTGAAACCTCTGTTTGGTCACTGAGGATATTATTTGGACGTGGTCCTTATATAAACAAGAGAAATGGCATACAGTGAATAGTTGGTCATCtaactatattatataaactTAATATTGTACTATATGATGCAAGTGTTTGATTCTAAGACACAATAGTCTATTTGTTCACTGTACTGTGTTGGAAGCTATACTATTGTTTACTAATGAATGACCACTGAACACATACCTGCGATATTTGGTGTGGCCAGGAACAGTTTATCAACTACGAACAGCGTAAACCTTTCGTTCTGCTCTGGTCCTTGGTCCAGATTTGGATGTATTTCGTCCTGCTCCAGCTCTTCGGACTTCTCCCTTTCTTGTCCTTTATTAAGAGATCTTAACTCTACTGCACCTTGCTTGTTTGGTGCAAACTCAGGTTCATTCCCAGATATGTGCTGTTCTTTATGTCCTGAAGTCTTAGCTTCTGTCTGAATGGAGTCCAGTTCCAGCACAAGTTGTTGGGTCTGTGTGATCTCATCTTGGTTTCTTTCGATATCTGGGCTCGTCTTTAGTCTAACCCGTAAGCCTGGTTCTTTGTGTTCTCCATTTTGACTAATTAGAACATCAGTTTCATGCCTTATTTCATCCGTCTGCGCTATGCTCGGTCTGTATTGTGCTTCAATTTGTCCGGACTGAACTGGACACTGTTCCATTTGGTTGCTTACGTCAAGGTTAATTTTGACTCCAACTTCATCTAGCTGTGCTGCACTTTCATCTGAACATACCGCACTTTGCTCATGTTTTGGTCTCTGTGTAACTTCCTGTCCCAGTCGTGCTACATTCTGGTCTCGGCGTACCACGTTTAGCTCCATTTGTTCTGTTCCTTCTCCTAGTTGAGTTTCTTCTTTGTACTCATCTTGAATCCCAACTTCATCTACTTGAACGATAGTCTCAGTCTGTGTTGATATTTTTCCAAGGCTGTCAGATGAAGGTGTGCTGAAGGTACCAGCAGATTTGGGCTCTGAGAAAATGAGTCTTTGGCTTCCATTTCCCTGTGCTAATAACTGCACTCCTTGACACGGGGATGCCTGCCAATACCTGCTTCCTTGTCCATGTGTGTAGATCATGGTCTGAGAAGCAAAATTTGCGGCATTTGATTGTTCCGATGGCCATGAGTGTAAGGAAGACAGTAACGGCCATTCTTTCTCAGTGCTGCATAGCTGATTTCTGTCCAAATAGCAGAATTCCTGTTGACTGATTCTTGTACTTGGCATTCCCTCTTCTTCGAAACCTTCCTGACATTCCTCCTTGACgctactttgttttttgttttgtccactcTCTGGTAAAACAAGCTCTAACTGCTGTGATAAGTCAGCTCTGTCCAGGTTAGCTCGATGACTACTGCTAAGGACTATGTCAGGGTAAATGAGGTGGTCCTGATCCAAAACAGGAGATGCCAGCATGTCAGACCTTGATGGAGAGAGACTTTCAACATCACTGTTCTCTCTCGACAAGAGCGGAGATTGCTCTTCGATTTGGTCAGGAATGTCCTTACACCGGAACAAACGTCTGAGACAGCATTGAAGCAGGTTTCCCATGCTGGTAGAGAAGTGTTCAACAAGCCGTCATATTCCAGCGAGACCTTCATGCATGAAAACAGATTTCTGTACACGATTTCACGAAAGCAAACACTTTGGAAGTTTTTAAGCACCCGCAAGTACGGTCACTGCAGACTTGACAGTCGTGTGCTCCAAGATTTGTATGTCGGAGGTGCAGAGATATCCAGGCTGAGAGCTGATTCAGAAGTTTGGTACCACGATATATGAACAGACATAATATAAACGCGACCTAAATATTATTAAAGAGGACTTCTATGCGAAGGATGTTATTTAGAAAggttttaggggtttttttaaattattatttcctTCTAAAAATAGAGAAAACATTTGTAGTAGGCTGACAGCATCACAGGTTTTTAAAGTTCATCATAGATCATATTTCAGTCCAGTGACCTGCAGAAGAAccacacgtccctgtgaacagCGCTATGAGAAAATGCACCACTTCTTACCTTTGTATTTTCTCCTCTCTTAACTCTCCACAAATTTCCATAAATGCATGAGAAAGCAAAACATCATCCATTTCTCTATTTTCCCAGAGCAGGTTACACAACCTCTTATTGTATCCTCTTCTGCccttcattgtgtgtgtgtgtgtgtgtgtgtgtgtgtgtgtgtgtgtgtccctctctttTGCAGCGCccctccttcacacacacattttcccaGCGAGGAGGAGTCTGACTGGAGCCCCACTGCTGTAGCCCGCTTCTCTTCCTGAGAAGCAGAACTCATCATTTCAGCTCCTCACATAAACAGCAGCCATCCAATAAAGGAACCGACCACATGACAGCTTCCTGGATCCGGTTCAGTGTATGCATCACGTGTACAGTAGCTGCTTGTTCGCTTGGGTCATCCATATAAATAGCTTGAATAAGTGTTCTGCTTGTACATCATGCTTATCAGGCAGAAGGACCGTGTAGGTCTGTGTAAGACACACCTCCTTTCTGTCCCTAATGAATTGGCTGCTGCTCCAGATCAGTTGCTATGGCAGGGTGCTGCAGCACAAGCAGAATGCTGTGGTAGACCTCagcaaggttaaaaaaaattataaaagagCTTTGTGTGTCTGTAAATTTCAAGAACCAactaagtctctctctctctctctctctctctctctctctctctctctctctctgcatgcaCATGTACACCCTGCTCTTTCACAACCTATATTTAATGAAGCATGTATGACTAATGATTAACTGAGAAAGATGTCATTTGCTTAAACTAAATTTAGCTCAATCCAGTGAtactgggtccactgctcttttctatctacactacatttctagggcaggtgattgagtctcatggcttctcataccattgctatgctgatgacacccagctctatttgtccttccagcctgacgatccatccgtcctgtcggacatctcggtctggatgagggaacaccaccttaagctcaacctggcaaaatctgagcttctcatcatcccagcctgtccctcaatcaaccacaacctcactgtacagctcggctcaaccacacacaAGCCAACCAGGagagccaggaaccttggggtgattcttgatgacagcttgacctttacagaccacatctcaacacctgcacggtcctgtaggttcatcctgtataacatcaagaaaatctgaccctacctcaccgaacaggctacaaaACTATTAGTTCAGggtcttgttatctcaaaactggactactgcagtgcactactctcgggcctccaaGCCAGCTCCAtaaaaccccttcagatgattcagaatgcagcagcatgcctcgtcttcaaccagcccaagagaacccatgtcacacccctcttcatctccctctactgacttcctgtagccgcccgcatcaaattcaaggccttgatgctcacctacaagaccttgtctggaacagtgccccctacctcaactctctcctgaaggtttacgtttcctcacgcaatctgcgatcaatcaacgaccagcgcttagtagtacctactcagcgtggctcaagatccctttccagaaccttcacactaactatTCCTCAGTGGTgtaatgaacttccaacctcaatccggaccgcagaatctctcaccatcttcaagaaaaAGCTAAGGACCCACCTCTTCCTTGAACAtgtaaccaacccataaaaaaaatttaataaaaaaaccttactctggcacttacaccttgactctgtgcactttacttcttctggaactcaattaacggatcttgtatggcagcactacttgtattgttctctgcttgatatatcgctttgcttgtattttctcatttgtatgtcgctttggataaaagcatctgctaaatgaataaatgtaaatgtaataggTTTTGTGGAACAAGTGGTATCGTgccatctttaataaaaatacaaaacaaaaaactaatcaGTGAATAATGATGCCAGAGCCGTATCaccctgcagttcttgcctggtgTGCTACTGAAGGACCAGGGTTGAACCTGGCCAggacctggatgggagacctcctggggaaaactaaggttgcagctggaagtggtattattgaggccagcagggggcgctcacctgTGTGGGGGTCTGTGTGGAGTCTAATGGCTCAGTttagtgatggggacactatactgtaaaaacagcaccgtctttcagatgagacgttaaaccgaggtcctgactctcggTGGTCGTTAAAAATCCCAGGGCACTTcttgtaaagagtaggggtataaccccggtgtcctggcaaaattcccccattggacCTTCTCTTTCATGACCCCCCTAATTATCCCCATCTCTGAAGTGGCTACATCACTCACCTCTCCTGTCCagtaatagctggtgtgtggtgggcgttctggagCACTATAGCTGCCGTTGCATTATCCAGGTGGATGCtgcacactagtggtggttaaggagacccccccccccccccccccccatacaatgtaaagtgctttgagtgtctagacaagcactatataaatgtaactgtcaaactaactaactaataaaagaaaattaaactATAAACTTCTCCTAAATAGTCGTGTACTTTTAATTTTATACTAATTTACCTATTCGTtgcaatgttttatttacaacCAAACTAATACAACTattaatttacttatttaaaccACAGCATGCATACagaaatagatatatatatacagtatatgtacattcatatataatatatttctttctttttttttttaaataatagattATTTATGTAATAAATTTACTGTTtgcatttgaaaaaaaacaataaaaaccctcCAGCTTACCTATGGAGCTTGCAAAACATTGctgaaacaaatacattttttattataggcaacaaactcataaaaatacacacaaaattaataataataataataataataataataataataataataataataataataataataataataatgcaaaccTGGCAACGCTGTCTCCGTTACTGAAGAGGCCACTGCTCTCTGTGCACCTCAAGGTGGTTCCAGGATGATGTCATCCACATTTGCTAAAGTATTTACTataagtgtttatttaattacatttttttttttttttgccaaaattagataatgtgaataaaaataagAGCCAAGTAAACATAAATATGAATCTTTTTATTCATATGTCTTATACATCACTCCTGTTTGTTCGGTATCCAAACTCTAACTGTTCAAGTGGCTTGTtaatcttaaaaaataaataaataaataaataaacgaacaaAAGCTGTTAACATTTGGTGATTTGTAGTGTCTGTGTCATCTGTGGACAAATACGTTTGTCATGATCAACAATTGTACAGATCTACAGAGTCGGCTCAGTTTTCTTCTGGTGTTAAGTGCATACGATTTGTACTCACAATACAATAGATACcagcctgagagagagtgaaaccTTCTACTTCATTGACACGTCTAACTAGCTAACTGCAGGTCAACGACATGGAACAGCTGAACACCTGTATGAGAGTACTGACTACTTCATTCtttactgtatgtatgttttgtatTGGTTAAACATCACTGTACTAGAGAAAGGACAAGTGAGCCACCCTGATCACCCCAATACAGCAGCGGCGGCTTGTGATCATAGGTTTTGGTGTTGCAGGACTATGTTAATAACGACATAACGTCAGGCACAATTATGTCAAGAGGCTATCACAATTGACTCATGCTACTACAGTATCTAGTGACTTTTTAAAGAAACCCTACACCCTGTAATGTCCGGTAAGAGGCAGGTAAGAGACGAGAACATCCAGCATATACATACGTCTATACATACGTCAGTTCAACTGTGATCCACACAGCATGTGAGGTTCCCGAAGAGCTAATATCATTAATCGTtaagggttgccaggtttcagggAAAAAATCCCAGTCCACATAcatctcaaaacacacacacaaaagtcctGAAACTAGTCCAAAGAAATTTGAACATTATTAAAAGGAggcatgtttttcttctttttttttcagcctttGTGTGGAAAACAAGGTCACTGCGGTACTGTACACACGCAtttctgatgtacagacattatCCACTCTATAATCCGTCTTTCCCTCTTCCAATCCTTGCAAAATATCTTACAGTCATACAGTAGACACACTGTCTGCGCTTACACCTCGCCTTTGTTTTGAGACGTTTATTAGATTTCATTTGGATTTGAAACGAGATCCTGGTGGACGCACAGTATATTTAACCGCTGCGATTCGGCATAAAAACCATGACCCTGacaaccctgtcattaactgtcctgtctgtcgctcctcctccactgaaaatgttcaCAGCGTGGGCATGGGGCAGTGTGATTCACACTCCAATGGGCTTTTATTAGTGCTCGACGCAGTTCCCATTTTGACCACTAGGCCAAATTTTAATAACTCTTATAGAGCTAAACGGGGAAAATATCTGTAAATAGctacgttttgtttgtttttttatttttattttaaatcattggGCACTCAAAAACGGTGATTGGTATTTCAACTGAATTCaaaatgtatggagttgtgaatgaggactttacatagattaacatttgttgaacGGCTGATATATTGTAAATGGTGGAGCTCAGCCATACCTGCCCAAACCTGGACGAGCCGTCACTGCTCAAATGAGTAGTAAAGATGCAGTAAGAAATGCTATAGACTATACAAGTGAACTAAAGTGCAACTAATCAGTCTCTATCCCACTGTCGCACTATAAATCTGTAGTCTCTGGTCCGGTGTCCTCTCTCATTGCTCGGGTCCGTAATCTACCCATCCGCCTTTGTGAATCCCCCTCTCCACAGTGCCCTCCCAGTGATATGTGCAGAGGGAGAAGCCTTTGTGTGAAGGGATACAGGAAGAGGGTGGGGTCAGGCATTGGGCGGGGCTTCTCCGGCCCCAGTATGCGTTCCTGTGGCACACATTCCCTCACTCGTTCTGACCTTCGCAATCGTGCTGAACAGTGGCTACGATGTCTGGCTTCAGCTCTGGATGTTGAGACCTGTGGAGAGCTTGACAAACAGCCTGGACCCTGTGAAATACATAGAATGTCTAATACGTAGGTTGCACAACATACCAATCTAGCAAGGTTTCCGTGCGTACAATTAGCACTGATATACGTCAACTCAACCGACAGTTTTTCCTGTTGCTTACCTTCTTGTCTCTTTCGCCTTCCTCCTCGTCATCTTCTTCCTCTGCCTGGTGGTAAAGGCGGAAGCGTGCTGAGTGTAGTTGGAAAGTGAGCTGGGCAGCGATGTCGGTCTGCTTGTGGAGATCGCGGCTAAGCGCCGTGATCTTATGACTGCGCCGCTTCAGCTCCTCCAAAAAGCGTCGCTCCTCATCGCGCAGCCGCACCTGCAGAGCGCTCGCTTGCGCCCCCTTGTGCCGGAGCTTGGCTTTTAGCTCCCGCTGCGAGCACTCCTGTTCGGCCAGGTTATGTTCCGTCTGCAATAAGCGAGCCTGAagaaactcctcctcagctacTATATCTGATTAACACATGGAGGTTTGTATAACTAGGGGGACACACACAAGACTACCTAACTAATAAGAAAAATattgttattaaaatattaaacatttctgttttgttttgtttgtttttttacaaatacATGCATAGCATTaccttctctgtttctctcaggAGAGCTTTTGCTCAGTTCACAGCTCAGATCTATGAAGAGAAATGAGAGAATTTGATCGTTTGACACTGAAAAACAGCTCTACACGGTACACACATGTGTCCGTGCAGCATTTCTGTTTTAGTTGGAGCTGTCCCAGACAGCCTAGTGACAGTGCGTGATGTTACAGAACGCGACGGACCATTACATCTCTTCTTCAGGTGACGGATCTCCAGGCGCAGGCCAGTCAGGAGGACCTGATGCTCTTTTTGCAAGAATGCGATGTTCCGCTCGACGCTCTCCACCTGTTGGGCGACGGTGCAGGTATCCATGGACGCACAACATGTGTCCTAAATTGAGTAAAAACAGAGCTCAATGTACAAAATACAGAAGTCTACGTATCTGCTATTTGACAACACGGACCTTTCATCGAGCAAACCCTAATCAATCCCAAATGTTATGTGAAAGTCTATGCCGACTTTATGAGCATGTGTGCCTTCTGTATGACGCAGGAATTTCATGCCTGCTGGGGTGAGGTGACGAGAAACTGCACCAAGTATTCTGTGATGTTTATGTAAGACAATTTgacggctgtggatcaggtggtagagcgggttgtccactaatcgtagggtcggcggtttgattcccggcccgcgtgacaccacatgccgaagtgtccttgggtaagacactgaaccccaagttgctcccgatggtaagttagcgccttgcatggcagctctgccaccgttagtgtgtgtgaaatgggtgaatgagacccaatgtaaagcgctttggaaccgctaaaaCGCGGTTGTActaaaaatactgaaaaaataGCTGGATCCTTCCTTGTTGAAAAATCGAGCTATTCTGACCAGCTACTAAAACGCAAGCTGAGCTGGACAAACTGGTAGACTCAATtggattttatttgtgtagcgcttttaacaatgggtaTTGtcgcaaagcagctttacataatatatcaattcaggatatacatttttaaatgtataaatttgtgCCTAATGAGTGAGACGGAGGCGTCGGTGGCGaagaaaaactccccgagacgaCACGAGGAAGAAAGCTTGAGAGAAACCCGagtcaaaagggaacccgtcatcgtctgggtgacaccggatattTCGATTATCGATAactcccttctataactgtgtgccACAGTACATAGTCAAAAAGTACaactgtgtaaccaggaaattcattccAGTTTTCACATGAGGTCTATTTTGTTGACGTTATCGACTGTTCGCTGTAGACCATCTTTGTCAGCTGGTAACCTCTAGCAAATGTTACATAATAGGGGcggtggtggcttggcagttaaggtgCCGGGttcctgatcagaaggtcgggggttcaagccccagtattgccaagctgccactgttgggcccttgagcaagtcccttaaccctctctgctccagggtgcgctgtatcacggctgaccctgcgctctgacgccaacttcctgacatgctggggtatgtgaagaaaagcaAACCCCTGTATATGTGACagataaagactcattataataGACAAGTTAtttatgagaaaataaataacgCAAAAGTCTGTCAAAGCAGGAAATATCTTGCCAGCTAGCCTACATAGGCTTCCAGTTTGACCAGTCTGggctgtgttttggcagctggtcAGACCAAGCTGGGTCATCAGGGTGGtccttatttacttatttatttatttttaacaccacATAAGGTATCATGGTGCAatgcatcattattattactctaaGGGAATTTCATAGAATAGCATAAATGACAGGTTCCGGTTGGTTACACAACTAGTAACTGGTGATGATCTatttacaactttttttttccttctccctAACCTTGTGGTTTCAGGTTGTTTTAACTCTACTTATACCATGTGAAAATTTCGCGTAAACGTGCACATCCGGGACCAGCTGAAAGAAGATGAACTGCGCAAGCACCTCGGTCATTCGCgatttgagcttttttttttgtcctcagaCCATTTCTAGTAATCAGAAATGTGAACGTAAAGGTCAGACTCGTCTCTCATCGGGTCAGGATCGTCTCTGCTGCAGGATGTAGCGAGTGCGTAACTGaggtggatgatgatgatgatgatgtaatctCAAACACGACACTGCTTTGCAGCTAGGCGAGTTGATCCAAAAGTTTGCACTACAAGCAGAACTAGTGCATTTATCTATCGACCAGAACATCTGTCCAACAGCTGTATGATATAGGCTAGCGCGTAACCGATGTTACTCACGATCAGGCGGATGTAAGGCGCAGGACGGCTCTCTCCTCCATCACCTCCTGGGCATGGAAGATCAATTTGCTCTCTGCCATGCTCTCCAACATCCGACATTCATTTAACAAATGAGCTGGAGTCACAAACCAGGGCGATCTGATCTGACCTGATCTGATCTCACCGTGTACAAGAAGCTGCTGAACTGGGTCGCGTTGGTTTTCACTTTCCAAGCCGAACAGCTGTTGATCTGCGCAAGGATGAAGGATTAGGACTACAGAGTAGATCCTATGCTGAAATACAGACCCAGATTGTTATTAGGTTACTTAAAATGTATGTcggtatgtatttatttatttatttttttagaaacgATGTCCCTGTCCTTTTCAGCACCATGGATAGGGACAGACTGCTCCCTAGTGGTCATTACGGTGACTGAAAATCTTCATCAATGACATCACGGTATATAAAACCAAATGATACTGATTAAACTCACTCACAATGCTTTGCTCACTACTACACAGTTGCCAGATTTTGATTCATCATGCTACACtacagtatatggccaaaagtttctGCACCCCATGTCCCATaccatatataatatgtatttatttatttattgctgctATAAGAACCTCCACagttctgggaaggctttccaatcTTTGCCTTTTGTTACGAGATCGGACATCCGATATGCTTTCTCCAATATCCGagccaccattttttttttgcaggtaaTATTAATAAACTGCTATTTTAATGCGAGCGACTTGACCCCTGGTTTATTTTTACGCTGTACACTGCAGACTCATTATAGACGTAAGTCAAGTAGGACAATTATTACCGTATTTAATTAGCCACTTCTAACATAAAAATGATTGAAGTCCCCGGGCAGGCAAGAAAAGTCAAAAGACTACAGAACTATAGCAAATCTTTTATAAAGCTTGGAAATATTTACCGCAAAACGACTCGAATTGCCATTTTTATAGGAggttaaacaaataattaaaacagcCACACACAAAAATTCTAGCCTTTTTAATTCTGTGCATTGtatttgtacctttttttttttttttttttttttttttttagatagacATGTACTTCTAGCTTTCCTAAAACAAGTTTAAAAACTGCTGCGCGTTGaatgttttttgcttttcgcaccattctgtgtaagctCTAGAGCTTGCTGTGCGTGAAGATCCACAGCTTCTGAAATACCAAGACACTGAAATATTTGGCAGCAATGAGTCACAGAGATCTCATTTTCCCCCAGTTTGACGTTAACATTAACTGAACATTATCATAACtagtatctgcatgatttcataCGTTGTCCTGCTgtcacacgattggctgattgctTGAACGTggatagtgagtgtacagcacTATACATACAGAGAAACGCTTAGAAGGTTTGCATATCTTGAATATGAATTTATTTGAATATGTCTTTCCTTGAATATTCCAGATGCACTTCTTCACCTGGACTGCTTTGTCATTGTATCAAATCCTTCTGCTTTTCCACAAACCTGAAGCTGGGATTTTAGATGTAAAGCGCCCTCTAGTGTCAAGTAGACACATTACACGTACACATTATTACTATCTGTATCGTACATTAACGCAGAGTAATGACAACGTCAAGATTTGTAACcaattttctgttattttcttcTGTTAAAAGCTGAAAGTTGAGGACAGAAAGAGTTTGTGTGAGTATAAACAAAAGAGTGAGCACTCCTGAACTTCAATCTGAGAATCCAGTAGATAATATAACCTTTATTACATGCCCGTTTACAATTTGGCCAATAGGGACGGTTTAGGCAGGGTTTATCCGGTTACTGTGGATGACGGTatgtttaatgaatgaatatgaataaatagaagtaaggaataatacatGATGGGGCGTGCTgatctaggaaaataatccacaacatGGGGGAGTAGTGTTAAGCGGAGGGTCATGAGACTGgactgagctgacaggaaggctacggtagcTCAAATAgcaactctttacaaccatgatgaGCGGACATGTGCAACACATTGaagcagatgggctacaacagcagaatatgacgtcgggttcctctcctgttagccaagaacaggaatctgagactacagtTTGCACAGGTTCACCAGGCAAGACCAGGCAATGTCGATGCGTTCCTGACTGAGTTGATGCGGCCCTTCTGGAGTCACTGTGGAATCGGTCGAGGTTCAGGTTATTACGTCTTCACACTCT encodes the following:
- the ccdc92bb gene encoding coiled-coil domain-containing protein 92 isoform X1, coding for MSDVGEHGREQIDLPCPGGDGGESRPAPYIRLIDTCCASMDTCTVAQQVESVERNIAFLQKEHQVLLTGLRLEIRHLKKRCNDLSCELSKSSPERNREDIVAEEEFLQARLLQTEHNLAEQECSQRELKAKLRHKGAQASALQVRLRDEERRFLEELKRRSHKITALSRDLHKQTDIAAQLTFQLHSARFRLYHQAEEEDDEEEGERDKKGPGCLSSSPQVSTSRAEARHRSHCSARLRRSERVRECVPQERILGPEKPRPMPDPTLFLYPFTQRLLPLHISLGGHCGEGDSQRRMGRLRTRAMREDTGPETTDL
- the ccdc92bb gene encoding coiled-coil domain-containing protein 92 isoform X2 produces the protein MTRDTCCASMDTCTVAQQVESVERNIAFLQKEHQVLLTGLRLEIRHLKKRCNDLSCELSKSSPERNREDIVAEEEFLQARLLQTEHNLAEQECSQRELKAKLRHKGAQASALQVRLRDEERRFLEELKRRSHKITALSRDLHKQTDIAAQLTFQLHSARFRLYHQAEEEDDEEEGERDKKGPGCLSSSPQVSTSRAEARHRSHCSARLRRSERVRECVPQERILGPEKPRPMPDPTLFLYPFTQRLLPLHISLGGHCGEGDSQRRMGRLRTRAMREDTGPETTDL